The Luteitalea sp. nucleotide sequence TCTCGGGCAAGGTATCGGCTGAAGGTGTCGAGCAGTATCGCCAATTGGCCGGAACGCTGCACCAGGCACAGCTCGATCGCGGGCTGCGTGTGGTCATGGTCACCAGCGCCGTGCTGGCCGAGGGCAAGTCGCTGACGTCGACGAATCTGGCCCTCACGTTGAGCGAGTCCTACCGACGTAGGGTCTTGCTCATCGATGCCGATCTCCGCCGCCCCACGCTTCACGACATTTTTCAAGTCGGAAACGGGAGCGGACTCTCTGACGGCCTCCGGCGGGAAAGCCCAGCCACCTTCCCCACGCTCGCGATCTCGGATGCCCTGGCGCTTCTGCCGGCAGGAGCGCCCGACCCCGACCCGATGGCCGGCCTGACCTCCGCGCGGATGCGGCAATTGATCGACGAAGCCCGAAGCAAGTTCGACTGGGTCGTGATCGACACGCCGCCTGTGACGATGATGCCGGACGCAAACCTGCTGACCGCGACCGCCGACGGTGTCGTGCTGGTGGTGGCGGCAGCCCACGCGCCGTTCGACATCGTCAGGCAGGCTGCGAAGACAATCGGGCGCAAGAAGATTCTCGGCGTCGTCCTCAACCGCGCTGAGGCCGAGTCGATCCCGTATTCATCGTACTGAATACAAATTCAGCCGCGATGCGGACTTTAATCGCGGCAGCGACGATGTGATGCGATTCGGGCCGGCCAAATCGGCCCAAAAGCAGTAGCGAGCTCTGGCGTTCGATTTGCAGCTCAGCTTCACACCTCCCCCCCTGAAGCTACCTGCGCACAACTGGATATGTCAGCGCACCGGACCGATCGAAGGCACGAGGTGTACGACGAGGACAGCTTTCGGCACTTCCTGGCGATAGAGCGAAGGCGCGCCGAGCGCTCGGGACGATCACTGCTCTTGCTGCTGGTGGATATCACGCCCGACAGCGAGGGGGACGGCTCGATTGATGCCGCAGAGGCCGACGCGTTGTTCGCTGCCCTCGCGACCTGCGTTCGAGAGATCGAGGTCATCGGCTGGTATCGGACTGGCCGATCAGCGGGTGCCGTGCTGACGCAAGGCGCCAACGGACCGCCGCCTGACGTCTCGCGTCGGATCGGCGAGCGCGTCGCTGGCGCGCTGAGCCAACGCTTGCCCGCGCGTGTGCGGGCGCGCCTCGAAGTGCGTGTGTTGCAACTGCAGACTAGGCCAAAGAACCGCTATGCATGACTGGATGACGACGTTCCACTGGAGTGAGGGGACGCCGATCGCGAGCGTGAGGCCCGTGCGATCACGCGCGCGTTCGCCACGGCGGGCCAACGGTTTGACGGTCGGGCACGCTCGCAACGGCAGCGTGGCCGGAAGTCTGTCCATTGCGTCGATGGTTGAAAGCCACGCCATCGAGCAGACGATGGGGCGACCGACTGCGGGGGCCGAGGCGCGCACCACCCAGCGCTTCCTCAACGAGCGGCTGTTCAAGAGCGCGCTGATTCGCGAGCGGCGGCGAGCGGATCGCCTCGACGAGCTGTTCGCCCTCATCACGATCAAGGTGGATCCGCCCCTTCTCCCGGCGGTGCGTGCTGCGGTGGCGGCAACCGCCAGTGACATCGACATGACGGGATGGATGGAGCAGGGCACTACTGTCGGTGTGATCCTGACCGAGCTCACCAGGCCTGGCGATGCCGACGTTCGCCAGTTCGAAGCGTGCGTGCTGCACGAGCTGATGCGCCGTCTCGACACCGCAGCCATCGAGCGGCTCGAGATACGGTGTTACGTGCATCGCGGCCCCGTGGCCGGAAGCGCCCCTGAGCTCCCCGAGGGTGACCCCCTACTCGACGAGCTCCGCGCCATGCACACGCGCCTGCCGCTTTGGAGCACAGCGAAGCGAACGCTCGACATCATTGGAAGCGCTACGCTCCTCGTGCTGATGTCCCCCATCCTCTTGCTCGCGGCCCTGTTCGTCAAGCTGACCTCGCCTGGCCCCATCCTCTTCCGGCAGGAGCGCATCGGCTACATGGCCACGCCGTTCACGATGCTCAAGTTTCGCACCATGCAGGTGAACAACGATCCCGCGCTACATCGGCAGTACGTGACGGACTTCATCAAGTTCGCCAACCACGCGAGGGCGAGCAACGACGCGGCACCGTTCAAGATCGACAACGACCCACGAACAACGGCGATTGGCCGCCTGCTCCGCAGGACCAGCATGGACGAGCTGCCACAGCTCTGGAACGTCCTGAGGGGTGACATGTCGCTCGTGGGCCCTCGTCCACCGATCGCCTACGAGCTCGAGCACTATCAGCCCTGGCACTGGAGGCGCGTGCTCGAGGCCAAGCCAGGCCTCACGGGCTTGTGGCAGGTCACCGGTCGAAGCCGTACGACGTTCGACGAGATGGTCCGCCTCGACCTCCGCTACGCCAGGGCCAAGTCCCTCTGGTTGGACCTCAAGATTCTCCTTGCGACGCCACGGGCCGTTATTACGGGCCGCGGCGCGCGTTGATGCCCAGACGAGCCACACACTATGACTCCACCCATTCCATTCTTGGATCTGATCACGCCCCACCGGGAGCTCGAGGAGGAGCTCGTCGCGGCCTTTCGTGACGCCGTCCGATCGGCCGCCTTCATCGGCGGACCGGAAGTCGAGGCGTTCGAGCGAGAGTTTGCCGCCTACTGCGGCACGAAGTATTGCGTCGGTGTCGCCAGTGGCACCGACGCCGTGCGGTTTGCCTTGATGGCAGCTGGCGTCGGCCTTGGTGACGCGGTCGTCACGGTGTCGCACACCTTCATCGCCACGGTCGAAGCCATCAGCCAGGCGGGCGCGGACACGGAGCTCGTCGACATCGACGAGCGCACGTACTGCATGAGTCCTGACAGGCTGCTGGAATACCTCGAAGCCTGCCAAAAGGATCAACATACCGGCCGGCCGCTTGGCCAGCGCTCAGGGAGGCCAATCAGGGCGGTGGTTCCCGTGCACCTCTACGGCCAGGTGGCGGAGATGGACTCAATCCTGGACATCGCCAGCCACTACGACCTCTTCGTCGTTGAAGACGCGTGCCAGGCGCAGGGTGCCGAGTACTACTCCGCGGAAGGCGGCTGGCGGCGCGCCGGCTCCTTCGGCAAGGCGGGCGCGTTCAGCTTCTATCCCGGCAAGAACCTCGGAGCCTGCGGTGAAGCGGGCGCCGTGACCACCGACGACGAACAGGTGGCGCAGAAGATCCGGATGCTGCGTGAGCACGGGCAGGCACAGAAGTACTACCACGACCTCGAGGGCTACAACGGCCGGCTGGATGCGATTCAGGCGGCATTCCTCAGGATCAAGCTTCGCCACCTGGATCGCTGGAACGAGCAACGAAAGTCGGCCGCGGCTCGTTACGCCGAGCTGCTGTCCGGCGCACCTGACATCACGCCCCCGTTCGAGCCGGAGACGAGCAGAGCCGTCTATCATCTCTACGTCGTCAGAACGAAGGACCGAGATGCGCTCGCCGCGCACCTGAAGGCGGAGAGCATCTCTGCCGGATTGCACTATCCGCTGCCGGTTCATCTGCAGAAGTGCTACCGCGATTGGGGCTATGACGTCGGCGACCTGCCGGTTACCGAGCGCGCCGCCTCCGAGGTTCTGTCCCTTCCAATGTTCCCCGGGCTGACGAAAGCGCATCAAGAACGGGTTGCGAGTGGGATCGAGACATTCGCCAGCGTCATCCCTGGTTGATGTAAACCCTGTCCTGACAAGTAACGTGCTCTCATCAACCGGACAGCTCCCAGAAGGACCCATGCCGTGAGCGTTGGCGGCGTCGCATTCACGGTCATCGCCGGGTTGCTCCTCGTCGTGCTGCCGCGGCGGCTCGCGGTGATTCCGCTGCTGCTTGCCGCCGCATACACGACCCGACTGCCTGTTGTCGAGCTCGGACCCGCCAGCCTGAGTGCGCTCCGCATCCTTGTGGTAGTCGGCATCGTGCGTGTTCTCGTGCGCGGCGAACGGGTCGCCAATGGCGTGAACGTGATCGACGCACTGCTGTTCGCCTGGGCGCTGCTCCTGGTCGGCTCGAGTGCGTTTCATACGCCAGACGCGTGGACGGTTCGCTCGGGCATGGTGTTGGGTGAAGTGGGCGTGTACGTCCTCTGCCGGATCTTCATCCAGGACGCTGAAGACGTTCGCCGGATATTCGCAGTCTTGTGCGTGGTGCTCTTGCCGCTCGCCATCCTGATGTTGCTCGAGAAGCACACAGCGCACAACTTCTTCTCGATCATGGGAGGAACTGGCGAGATCAACATCCGCGAAGGACACGTCCGGGCATATGGGCCGTTCGCGCATTCGATCTTGGCAGGGACGGTCGGTGCGACCTGCATGGCAATGGCCGTCGCCATCTGGAGAATGCATCGCGTAAGCGCGCTCCTTGGACTGGCTGCCGGGGCGGGTATCGTCTTCGCCAGCACGTCGAGCGGGCCGATCATGATGGTCGCCTTTACCTCGTTCGCGTTGCTGCTCTGGAAGCTGCGGAGCGTGCTGAGTCTGGTTCGCTGGGCGACGCTTGCCGGCATCGTCGCGCTCGACATCGTGATGGACGCCCCGGTGTACTTCCTCATGGGGCGCATCGATATTACCGGCGGCAGCGCTGGCTGGCACCGCGCGCAGCTGATCCGCTCGTCGCTCGAGCACCTGAGCGAATGGTGGGCCGTCGGTACGGATTACACGAGGCATTGGATGGCTACCGGCGTACCGGCGAATTCGATCCACACGGACATCACCAATCACTTCCTGGCGATGGGGGTGCTGGGCGGTCTGCCGCTGTTGATCCTGTTCGCGCTCATGCTGGGTGTCGCGTTTCGAGCGGTGGGACGAGCAGTGCGGGACAATGAGCGCCGATCACCCACGCAGGCCTTTCTCGTCTGGACCCTGGGAGCGATGCTGTTCGGGCAGGTGATGAACTTCTGGTCGATCTCGCTGTTCGACCAGTCGATCTCGTTCTTCTATCTGATCGTCGCGGCGATTACCGCGATCCAGCACCCGGCCGTGTCGGTGGCCAAGGCGGGCGTGTCTGCCCGTACTCGGCGTCGAAAGCGCAAAGGCCGGGGCGTTCGCGTGCCGGCAGCAGTAGGAATGAACGATGAGCGACGAGACTTTCACGATAACAGTATCGGTCAACCACGAGGAGGTGCTTCAGCAGAACCTCCTCTTGTCTCCTGGCCTGCTGAATGGAGGACGTAATCAGCTGGTCATCAAACGGCGCTTTCCCTCGGCGTCCCTCGCTTACAACAGCGCGATCGAGGAAGCCGAGAACGACATCGTCATCTTCGTTCACCAGGACGTCTATCTGCCGGATACGTGGTTTGCATGCTTGAAGAGTTGTTTGGCATTTCTCGAGGAGACACAAGTGAGCTGGGGGGTTCTCGGCTGTTTTGGATCCAGGAAAGGCGCCGAAGGCGGGCTCGGACGTGTGTACACGAGCGGCTTGGGATGGCACGGACGACTCGTTACCCGGCCGGAGCCGGTCGAGACACTCGACGAAATCCTGCTCGTCATCCGTAAGTCGTCGGGCCTGCGTTTCGATCCTCGCCTTCCCCACTTTCATTTGTACGGGACCGACATCTGCATGAAGGCGAGGGAGCGAGGCCTCGCGAACTATGCGTTTCAGGGGCTTTGTGTCCACAACACGAACCAGCTACTGAGCCTGCCGAGAGAGTTCTACACGTGCTATCGCTACATTCGAAGCAAGTGGTCCCGGTACCTGCCAATTTATGCCTCCTGTATGAAGATCTCATTCCTGAACGGAGAGCTCTGCCGGAAGTGGATCGTCGAGGCTGGACACCAGCTGCTTGGGACGCGACGCCAAGCGAAAACCAGGGTCGAGGATCCGCGAGTGTTCTGCTATGAGCGCCACTGACGCGGACGCGAAGAGGGAGTCAGACCTGATGGCAACGCGGAGATACATCATTGTCTCACCTGTACGAGACGAGGCGCCGCATATCGACAAAACGATTGAAGCCGTGAGATCGCAGACTCTCCTGCCTGCGCGCTGGATCGTCGTCGATGACGGCTCGACCGATGGAACGGGCGAGATCCTAGATAAACGTGCATCGCAGGCGAGCTGGATGCGCGTTGTCCATCGGCCGAACCGGGGCCGCCGGGTCAACGGCTCGGGTGTCATGGAGGCGTTCTACGCCGGCTACGCGTTGCTGGACCACGACGGGTGGGACTACCTCGTCAAGCTCGACGGCGATCTGTCGTTCGCACCGGACTACTTCGAGCGCTGTCTGGCGATGTTCGCGGCAGACCCGAGGCTCGGAATCGGCGGCGGGACCGTGTGTCAGCTCGAGCAGGGAAACGAGAAGGTGGACTCCAAGAGCGACCCGACATTTCATGTGCGGGGCGCTACGAAGATCTATCGACGTGAATGCTGGGATCAGATTGCACCGTTGGTGCCGGCGCCTGGTTGGGACACCGTCGACGAGGTGAAGGCCAACATGTTGGGTTGGGCCACGCGCACGTTCCCAGAGTTGCGCCTGATTCAGCACAAGGAGACAGGGGCGGCAGATGGCGCATGGCGGAATGCATTCAAGAACGGTCGAGCAAACTACGTAACGGGATATGACCCCATGTTCATGCTGGCGAAGTGTGTCAAGCGCGGGTTGACGAAGCCGCTCTTCGTGGAGGGCCTCGCCATGGCGCTCGGCTTCTGCTCGGGCTACGTCGCAAGGTCGCCACGCGTCCCTGATCCAGGCGTGATCGACTACTTGCGGCGGCAGCAACGCCGGCGCCTGTTGCTCCGCGCGAGTATTTATGGATAAACGGGGCCCGATGTCTGAGGTTGATCTTTCGGTTGTGATCGTGAATTGGAACTCGGCCGAGTACGTACTGGCGTGCGTTCGATCCATCGTGGCCGGGACCACGGCGACCGCCTACGAGATCATCGTGGTCGACAACGCATCCTTCGATGGTTGTGAGCAGCAGCTGGCCCAGGAGTTTCCCGGCGTGTTGTTCCTTCAAAGCAGTAAGAACCTCGGTTTCGGAGCCGCCAACAACCTTGGCGTCGCACGATCACGCGGCGGTGTCCTGCTCTTCCTGAATCCTGACACGGAGGTGCGCAAGGGTGCGATCGATCGGCTGTACGCAGGGATCGCTAAGCTCTCAGATGCGGGCGTGGT carries:
- a CDS encoding polysaccharide biosynthesis tyrosine autokinase — encoded protein: MSRIGDAILRVSEAARERGEPVPPDVARVGALRLIQEDPPYESPWTFDEAAPPPASMRPLVAVPKTNRPTPTPRPPGSALSRDEPPAVFRRVNPRLEERIIVSGKVSAEGVEQYRQLAGTLHQAQLDRGLRVVMVTSAVLAEGKSLTSTNLALTLSESYRRRVLLIDADLRRPTLHDIFQVGNGSGLSDGLRRESPATFPTLAISDALALLPAGAPDPDPMAGLTSARMRQLIDEARSKFDWVVIDTPPVTMMPDANLLTATADGVVLVVAAAHAPFDIVRQAAKTIGRKKILGVVLNRAEAESIPYSSY
- a CDS encoding sugar transferase, whose amino-acid sequence is MHTRLPLWSTAKRTLDIIGSATLLVLMSPILLLAALFVKLTSPGPILFRQERIGYMATPFTMLKFRTMQVNNDPALHRQYVTDFIKFANHARASNDAAPFKIDNDPRTTAIGRLLRRTSMDELPQLWNVLRGDMSLVGPRPPIAYELEHYQPWHWRRVLEAKPGLTGLWQVTGRSRTTFDEMVRLDLRYARAKSLWLDLKILLATPRAVITGRGAR
- a CDS encoding erythromycin biosynthesis sensory transduction protein eryC1; translated protein: MTPPIPFLDLITPHRELEEELVAAFRDAVRSAAFIGGPEVEAFEREFAAYCGTKYCVGVASGTDAVRFALMAAGVGLGDAVVTVSHTFIATVEAISQAGADTELVDIDERTYCMSPDRLLEYLEACQKDQHTGRPLGQRSGRPIRAVVPVHLYGQVAEMDSILDIASHYDLFVVEDACQAQGAEYYSAEGGWRRAGSFGKAGAFSFYPGKNLGACGEAGAVTTDDEQVAQKIRMLREHGQAQKYYHDLEGYNGRLDAIQAAFLRIKLRHLDRWNEQRKSAAARYAELLSGAPDITPPFEPETSRAVYHLYVVRTKDRDALAAHLKAESISAGLHYPLPVHLQKCYRDWGYDVGDLPVTERAASEVLSLPMFPGLTKAHQERVASGIETFASVIPG
- a CDS encoding glycosyltransferase yields the protein MATRRYIIVSPVRDEAPHIDKTIEAVRSQTLLPARWIVVDDGSTDGTGEILDKRASQASWMRVVHRPNRGRRVNGSGVMEAFYAGYALLDHDGWDYLVKLDGDLSFAPDYFERCLAMFAADPRLGIGGGTVCQLEQGNEKVDSKSDPTFHVRGATKIYRRECWDQIAPLVPAPGWDTVDEVKANMLGWATRTFPELRLIQHKETGAADGAWRNAFKNGRANYVTGYDPMFMLAKCVKRGLTKPLFVEGLAMALGFCSGYVARSPRVPDPGVIDYLRRQQRRRLLLRASIYG